In the Phaseolus vulgaris cultivar G19833 chromosome 7, P. vulgaris v2.0, whole genome shotgun sequence genome, one interval contains:
- the LOC137828493 gene encoding transcription factor bHLH139-like gives MESSQHISEEWGSLYGLHTTEEADFMAQLFGEKHYGNTTLGFWPGNESTTVTIKGTDSNSYFLSNVTDINLCFLQGSSCSIDTGNSIFSTTSSGPYSCDPATNFDSVSMAFCLGDAQFSPHSFQCNDNSSQQINENTDEESSLALADNNLQAKREYEMMVSEHVQEVRSGNLENLTKRLRSSKEVSKTLRNAKLKKNSKSASMNKNEDDRSLNLQGFGCFSQGDSSASLKPNGGASKDPAPPNLLRKSRASNGPATDPQSLYARKRRERINERLRILQSLVPNGTKVDISTMLDEAVQYVKFLQLQIKLLSSDDMWMYAPIAYNGINIGLDLSICPTKGR, from the exons ATGGAATCTTCTCAACACATTTCTGAAGAATGGGGTTCTCTTTATGGATTGCACACAACTGAAGAAGCTGACTTTATGGCTCAGTTGTTTGGAGAAAAACACTATGGAAATACCACTTTAGGCTTTTGGCCTGGCAATGAATCCACAACAGTGACCATTAAAGGCACTGATAGCAACTCATACTTCCTTTCAAATGTTACAGacattaatttatgttttttacaAGGGAGCAGCTGCAGCATTGATACTGGTAATAGTATCTTTTCCACTACAAGTAGTGGACCCTACTCCTGTGATCCAGCAACAAACTTTGACTCTGTGTCCATGGCTTTTTGCTTGGGAGATGCCCAATTTAGTCCACATAGTTTTCAGTGTAATGACAACTCAAGCCAACAGATAAATGAAAACACTGATGAAGAGTCAAGTCTAGCTCTTGCTGACAACAATTTGCAGGCTAAGAGGGAGTATGAGATGATGGTTTCTGAACATGTACAAGAAGTCAGAAGTGGAAACCTGGAGAACCTAACAAAAAGACTTAGGAGCTCAAAAGAG GTCTCAAAAACATTGAGGAACGCTAAGTTgaagaaaaattcaaaatctgcTTCAATGAACAAGAATGAAGATGACAGAAGCTTGAACCTCCAAGGGTTTGGCTGTTTTTCACAGGGTGACTCTAGTGCTTCTCTGAAGCCAAATGGAGGAGCATCCAAAGATCCTGCACCTCCCAATTTGCTTCGAAAATCAAGAGCAAGTAATGGTCCTGCCACTGATCCACAGAGCCTTTATGCAAGA aagagaagagaaagaataAATGAAAGGTTGAGAATACTGCAAAGTCTTGTCCCCAACGGAACTAAG GTGGATATCAGCACCATGCTTGATGAAGCAGTGCAATACGTTAAGTTTTTACAGCTCCAAATTAAG CTTCTGAGCTCTGACGACATGTGGATGTATGCCCCAATAGCTTACAATGGTATAAACATTGGACTTGACCTCAGTATTTGTCCAACCAAAGGAAGATGA